The following coding sequences are from one Granulicella aggregans window:
- a CDS encoding BamA/TamA family outer membrane protein: MRLRRALPVALLLVSAVQLMAATYAPKKLVFTGADQYKAADLTTVTGLTPGKLVTTEEVEAAMQKLVDTGLFSDMRYTVNDQALTFMLTPVAGDQLLQARYKNFVWWSDEELNALVHGRIPLFNGQVPVTGTMKDGVASALTEILASKSVKASVSSVNSANLGGKVGGTLFAIDDPLVEVGEVRVDQVSAGAAASIADVKKRFTGQDYDAYSSGPSLRQNVQNAYLDLGYLDIAVDPPVRGTPDLGQPAIRVSLTTAAHEGSTYHVSKMEWPESQIVSKSTFAEASQLKSGDLASRMVLMRTENAEAARFQAVGYLDAKVSSQGKKDEAKHEIAYVFEAMPGEQYKVASIKTPGLSADQQAEFDKVWKLAPGQFYNSEPIGTALQKLASNKAFQGLVARPELQKILQTHTVVLTISFVKKARS; encoded by the coding sequence ATGCGCCTCCGTCGAGCTCTTCCTGTCGCCCTTCTATTGGTATCTGCCGTGCAACTGATGGCGGCTACTTATGCTCCCAAAAAGCTTGTTTTCACTGGTGCAGACCAGTACAAAGCGGCCGACCTGACGACGGTGACTGGGCTGACTCCAGGCAAGCTGGTGACGACGGAAGAGGTCGAAGCTGCGATGCAGAAGCTGGTCGATACAGGGCTGTTTAGCGATATGCGCTACACCGTGAACGATCAGGCGCTGACTTTCATGCTGACTCCTGTAGCTGGTGACCAACTGCTACAGGCGCGCTATAAGAACTTTGTCTGGTGGAGCGATGAAGAACTGAATGCGCTGGTGCATGGTCGCATCCCACTCTTCAACGGTCAGGTCCCTGTAACCGGGACGATGAAGGACGGCGTGGCCAGCGCGCTGACTGAGATTCTGGCCAGTAAGTCGGTGAAGGCTTCGGTGAGCTCGGTCAACTCCGCGAACCTTGGAGGCAAGGTTGGGGGAACGCTCTTCGCGATCGACGATCCGCTGGTCGAGGTCGGAGAGGTGCGAGTCGATCAGGTTTCGGCTGGTGCGGCGGCAAGCATCGCAGACGTGAAGAAGCGCTTCACCGGGCAGGATTACGACGCTTATAGCAGTGGGCCTTCGCTTCGGCAGAACGTTCAAAACGCCTATCTCGATCTGGGCTACCTCGACATCGCTGTCGACCCGCCGGTGCGTGGAACGCCGGATTTGGGACAACCTGCGATTCGTGTCTCGTTGACCACTGCTGCTCATGAGGGATCTACCTACCATGTGTCGAAGATGGAGTGGCCTGAGTCGCAGATTGTGTCGAAGTCAACGTTTGCTGAGGCCTCGCAGTTGAAGAGCGGCGATCTGGCTTCGCGAATGGTGCTGATGAGGACGGAGAACGCTGAGGCGGCGCGATTCCAGGCAGTCGGCTACCTCGATGCCAAGGTATCGTCACAAGGCAAGAAGGATGAGGCGAAGCACGAGATTGCTTATGTCTTTGAGGCAATGCCCGGAGAGCAATATAAGGTCGCGAGCATAAAGACGCCGGGGCTGTCGGCGGATCAGCAGGCGGAGTTCGATAAGGTGTGGAAGCTTGCGCCGGGGCAGTTCTATAACTCTGAACCTATCGGCACGGCGTTGCAGAAACTGGCATCGAATAAGGCGTTTCAGGGGCTTGTGGCGAGGCCCGAGTTGCAGAAGATTCTGCAGACGCACACGGTGGTGTTGACGATCTCGTTTGTGAAGAAGGCGCGGTCCTAG
- a CDS encoding POTRA domain-containing protein: MPILRFLSPFALLCLAATPALSQQYTVKNIVFDGKMPYSQAALEAASGIKPGDTLSKDQLQAASQKLIDTGAFADLSSTVDGPAKSITVIFKVKPQDPARILTASFDNFVWYQPAELATEIQKTVPLFDGTVPEAGNEQDAIVGALKQLLSSKGVTGGSISVESVAPSSSQPLRVLEFRLTKPAVRIHSLKVDGMRPNFASAKDKLVQVLTGKAYNEGLLPKSLQSVLLNVYKNAGFQAAKVTSLTRTIASSSDTTTDVDVSVNIEEGDVYRLSKLDWAGSPMMSTEAFNAEADLHPGDVASQKTLLQSLGKLEAAYRRKGYMDVVVTSTPQLDTTAHTVTFAVAVIPGEVYKLSAVSTVNLNPTQKADFDKAWTLKPGDIYNESYVTDFLKNNSAVRSLEGLSAAFKTVADPDAHTVELILTFAGAGTTPH, encoded by the coding sequence ATGCCCATCCTGAGATTCCTAAGCCCCTTTGCACTCCTTTGCCTTGCCGCCACCCCGGCCCTGTCCCAGCAGTACACCGTAAAGAACATCGTCTTCGACGGCAAGATGCCTTACTCCCAGGCCGCGCTCGAAGCCGCCTCCGGCATCAAGCCCGGCGATACCCTCTCGAAGGATCAGCTCCAGGCAGCCTCACAAAAGCTCATCGACACCGGAGCCTTCGCCGACCTGTCGTCGACCGTCGACGGCCCCGCCAAGTCGATCACCGTCATCTTCAAGGTCAAGCCTCAAGACCCCGCGCGAATCCTCACCGCCAGCTTCGACAACTTCGTCTGGTATCAACCCGCAGAGCTTGCTACCGAGATTCAGAAGACCGTCCCCCTCTTCGATGGCACTGTCCCCGAAGCCGGCAACGAGCAGGACGCCATCGTTGGCGCTCTCAAGCAATTGCTGTCTTCGAAAGGAGTCACCGGCGGTTCCATCTCCGTAGAGTCCGTAGCCCCTTCGTCGAGCCAACCCCTTCGCGTCCTCGAGTTCCGGCTCACCAAACCAGCCGTCCGCATTCACTCCCTGAAAGTCGATGGCATGCGCCCCAACTTCGCGTCTGCTAAGGACAAGCTTGTGCAGGTACTCACCGGCAAGGCCTACAACGAGGGCCTGCTCCCCAAGAGCCTGCAGAGCGTTCTCCTCAACGTGTATAAGAACGCAGGATTCCAGGCCGCCAAGGTGACCTCCCTCACCCGTACCATCGCCTCTTCGAGCGACACAACCACCGACGTAGACGTCTCCGTCAACATCGAGGAAGGCGACGTCTACCGTCTCTCAAAACTCGACTGGGCCGGCTCGCCCATGATGAGCACCGAAGCCTTCAACGCCGAAGCCGACCTCCATCCCGGCGACGTCGCCTCGCAGAAGACACTCCTCCAGTCGCTCGGTAAGCTCGAAGCTGCTTACCGCCGCAAGGGCTACATGGACGTCGTCGTGACCTCCACCCCGCAGCTCGACACCACGGCCCATACCGTCACCTTCGCAGTTGCCGTTATTCCGGGCGAAGTCTACAAGCTGAGCGCAGTCTCGACAGTCAACTTGAATCCCACCCAGAAGGCAGACTTCGACAAAGCCTGGACCTTGAAACCCGGCGACATCTACAACGAGAGCTATGTAACCGACTTCCTCAAGAACAACTCGGCGGTTCGCAGTCTCGAAGGACTCTCCGCAGCCTTCAAGACCGTCGCCGACCCCGACGCCCACACCGTCGAACTGATCCTCACCTTCGCAGGAGCAGGAACCACGCCCCACTAA
- a CDS encoding ParA family protein: MKVLAFFNNKGGVGKTTLAYHFANMLSIQGIKTLVLDLDPQANLTSMFLKDESIERLLDEENGTIYKAILPVIEGQGPVVLPKLQQIRSNLRLISGDLSLSEIEDTLSIEWARGNDSNPTTFRRSISVTTIFWQVIQAANGPNDDIVILDVGPNLGAINRLALLCSDYVVVPLAPDLFSLKGLSNMGPKIAEWQLDWTSRREKAERIGLNVPSGTMQPIGYVLSRFSVRADRPAKAFARWSARIPQEFLRLLRQASESAPSLDADPYRLATMKDYRSLMPMAMEAHKPMFSLTPADGAIGGHQKAVEACYADYENLVTAVRFKMATDEASRIFVAS; this comes from the coding sequence ATGAAGGTTCTTGCCTTTTTCAATAACAAGGGTGGCGTAGGCAAGACAACCCTCGCCTATCACTTCGCAAATATGCTTTCCATTCAAGGAATCAAGACTTTAGTTCTTGACCTCGACCCCCAGGCGAACCTAACGAGTATGTTCTTGAAGGACGAGTCTATTGAGCGCTTGTTGGATGAGGAAAACGGAACAATATACAAGGCGATCCTTCCCGTCATAGAAGGACAGGGGCCAGTTGTCTTGCCCAAGTTGCAACAAATTAGGTCGAATTTACGCCTCATCTCGGGTGATCTATCTCTGTCGGAGATCGAAGATACGCTTTCGATCGAATGGGCGAGGGGTAACGATTCGAACCCAACGACATTCAGACGGTCTATTTCGGTTACCACGATTTTCTGGCAGGTCATCCAGGCTGCAAATGGCCCAAACGACGACATCGTGATCTTAGACGTTGGGCCTAATCTTGGCGCGATCAATCGTCTTGCACTTCTTTGCAGCGATTATGTGGTTGTTCCTTTGGCACCTGATTTATTTTCCCTCAAAGGTCTCAGTAACATGGGGCCGAAGATTGCAGAGTGGCAGTTGGATTGGACATCTCGTAGAGAAAAGGCTGAGCGAATCGGTTTAAACGTTCCGAGCGGAACAATGCAGCCAATTGGATATGTGCTCTCCCGATTTTCGGTGCGAGCTGATAGGCCGGCAAAAGCTTTTGCTCGGTGGAGCGCTCGAATCCCGCAAGAATTTCTCAGATTATTGAGGCAGGCGAGTGAATCGGCACCGTCGCTGGACGCCGATCCTTACCGTCTTGCGACAATGAAAGATTATCGGTCTCTGATGCCAATGGCGATGGAGGCGCACAAGCCGATGTTCTCTCTCACTCCCGCCGATGGTGCCATTGGCGGGCATCAGAAGGCTGTCGAAGCGTGTTATGCGGACTATGAAAATCTGGTAACCGCCGTACGGTTCAAGATGGCCACGGATGAGGCGAGCCGTATTTTTGTCGCGAGCTAA
- a CDS encoding RNA-binding domain-containing protein, whose product MDIEEISRRLIDIEDSQTERKESISDLDRIREAICAFANDIDSSRRTGLVFVGIRDNGSCAGIEVTDDLIKRLAQLRLDGKIQPIPTISINATEVDGCRFVVIEVPPSDIPPVRVNGVCWIRTGSSRTRATPQDERVLIERRRSLHPSFDAEPLTGSTVSDLDLTRFTQEYLPGAVSLATRRENGRSIEHQLSSLRLAAPDGIPTVAGMLLLGLDLRFWIAGAYIQFIRVQGESLTTPILDQREFSGSVLDQLREIETLISLHNTRSLSLANETHAQDEEYPIEALRQLVRNGVLHRRYDGGNAPLRVTWFSNRVEIISPGGAFGIPPERFGEPGYTSYRNPVLAEGLKAFGFVERFGFGIQIAKETLQQNGHPPLELRFEGDFAFVCVRRRR is encoded by the coding sequence GTGGATATCGAAGAGATTAGCCGCCGTCTTATCGACATAGAAGACTCCCAAACCGAAAGGAAGGAGTCAATATCAGACCTTGATCGAATCAGGGAAGCTATTTGTGCTTTTGCTAACGACATCGACTCTTCACGACGTACCGGGCTGGTCTTTGTTGGCATCCGCGATAATGGAAGTTGTGCTGGAATCGAAGTTACAGACGACCTGATAAAGCGGTTAGCTCAACTACGGCTAGACGGGAAAATTCAGCCCATTCCAACAATTTCCATCAATGCTACAGAGGTGGATGGATGTCGGTTTGTCGTCATCGAAGTTCCTCCTAGCGATATCCCTCCTGTTCGAGTGAACGGTGTTTGCTGGATACGAACGGGCTCAAGCCGAACTCGTGCAACTCCACAAGACGAACGTGTATTAATCGAACGCAGACGGTCGCTGCATCCGTCTTTTGATGCAGAGCCACTTACTGGTTCTACCGTGTCCGATCTCGACCTCACCCGTTTTACCCAAGAGTACCTGCCGGGTGCAGTCTCGTTAGCTACCCGAAGAGAGAACGGGAGATCGATCGAGCATCAGCTTTCCTCATTACGATTAGCGGCACCTGACGGAATACCAACCGTTGCAGGGATGTTGCTTCTGGGCCTTGATTTGCGATTTTGGATAGCTGGAGCGTATATCCAATTCATACGAGTGCAGGGAGAATCACTGACAACTCCAATACTGGATCAGCGAGAGTTTTCAGGAAGTGTCCTCGATCAGCTCCGAGAGATTGAAACGCTGATTTCTCTGCACAACACACGTTCGTTGTCACTCGCGAATGAAACCCACGCGCAAGATGAGGAGTATCCGATTGAGGCCCTCCGACAACTCGTGCGAAATGGAGTGCTTCACCGCCGATACGATGGAGGAAACGCTCCACTACGGGTTACATGGTTTTCCAATAGAGTAGAGATAATCAGTCCTGGCGGGGCTTTCGGCATTCCTCCGGAGCGTTTCGGCGAGCCAGGATATACGAGCTATCGGAATCCGGTTCTTGCTGAGGGGCTAAAAGCATTCGGGTTTGTCGAGCGCTTCGGTTTCGGTATTCAAATTGCAAAAGAGACTCTGCAGCAGAATGGGCACCCACCTCTCGAACTGAGATTTGAAGGCGACTTCGCATTTGTTTGCGTTAGGAGAAGAAGATGA
- the guaA gene encoding glutamine-hydrolyzing GMP synthase — MDTSTIVILDFGSQYTQLIARRIREFNVFSVVLPCTASLEKIKALSPKGIILSGGPYSVYDADAPAADPAVLAMGAPVLGICYGLQFITHHLGGKVVSAAAREYGHAEVNVVAETPLFTGLPATLNVWMSHGDHAQTLPEGFRLTAETSNAVAGIEDASRSIYAVQFHPEVAHTREGMELLKNFVIGICGATADWTPEHFIQGTVERVRAQVGNGHAICGLSGGVDSSVAAVLVAKAIGDRLTCIFVNNGVLRKDEFAKVQTTMREQLGLNVVAVDSSERFLLKLAGVTDPEKKRKVIGNEFIAVFDDEAKKIFEAEKSAGEEVAWLVQGTLYPDVIESSSVHGPSHTIKSHHNVGGLPEDMKLKLIEPLRDLFKDEVRRIGRDLGMPDEIIERQPFPGPGLAVRILGEVTADRVAMLQEADQIVVDEIKKAGLYRKVWQSFAVLLPVKSVGVMGDQRTYANTCAVRAVESEDGMTADWAPLPYEVLRTISSRIVSEVRGINRVVYDITSKPPGTIEWE, encoded by the coding sequence GTGGATACCTCAACGATCGTCATTCTTGATTTTGGTTCGCAATACACGCAGTTAATCGCACGGCGGATACGGGAGTTCAACGTCTTCTCAGTGGTGCTTCCTTGCACGGCTTCACTCGAAAAGATAAAGGCGCTTTCGCCGAAGGGGATCATTCTTTCGGGCGGGCCTTACAGCGTCTACGATGCGGACGCACCCGCGGCTGACCCCGCAGTGCTGGCAATGGGTGCGCCCGTGCTCGGCATCTGCTATGGGCTGCAGTTCATTACGCATCATCTTGGGGGCAAGGTGGTGTCTGCGGCCGCTCGGGAGTATGGGCACGCTGAGGTGAATGTAGTGGCAGAGACGCCGCTTTTCACGGGGCTTCCGGCGACGTTGAATGTATGGATGTCGCACGGCGACCATGCGCAGACGCTGCCAGAGGGTTTTCGGCTGACGGCGGAGACTTCGAATGCCGTGGCGGGCATTGAGGACGCTTCGCGTTCGATCTATGCGGTGCAGTTTCATCCTGAGGTCGCGCACACGCGGGAAGGAATGGAGCTGCTGAAGAACTTCGTGATCGGGATCTGCGGGGCAACCGCGGACTGGACGCCCGAGCACTTTATTCAGGGCACGGTGGAACGGGTGCGGGCGCAGGTCGGTAACGGACACGCGATCTGCGGGCTGAGCGGAGGCGTGGACTCTTCGGTCGCCGCAGTGTTGGTGGCAAAGGCGATTGGCGACCGTTTGACCTGCATCTTTGTGAACAACGGCGTGCTGCGCAAGGACGAGTTTGCTAAGGTGCAGACGACGATGCGCGAGCAGCTTGGTTTGAACGTCGTTGCTGTGGATTCGAGCGAACGGTTTCTATTGAAGCTGGCGGGCGTGACCGATCCTGAGAAGAAGCGGAAGGTGATTGGGAACGAGTTCATCGCGGTGTTTGACGATGAGGCCAAGAAGATCTTTGAAGCTGAGAAGAGCGCGGGCGAGGAGGTTGCATGGCTGGTGCAGGGGACGCTGTATCCGGACGTAATCGAGTCCTCGAGCGTGCATGGGCCTTCGCATACGATCAAGAGCCACCACAACGTTGGCGGCCTGCCTGAGGACATGAAGCTGAAGCTGATTGAGCCGCTGCGCGACCTCTTCAAGGATGAAGTCCGGCGGATTGGGCGGGACCTCGGGATGCCGGACGAGATCATCGAGCGGCAGCCGTTTCCGGGACCTGGCCTGGCCGTAAGAATTCTGGGTGAGGTGACTGCGGACCGCGTAGCCATGCTGCAGGAGGCCGACCAGATTGTGGTCGATGAGATCAAGAAGGCGGGGCTTTATCGCAAGGTCTGGCAGAGCTTCGCGGTGTTGCTGCCGGTGAAGTCGGTCGGCGTGATGGGCGACCAGCGGACCTATGCGAACACCTGTGCGGTGCGGGCTGTGGAGAGCGAGGATGGCATGACGGCCGATTGGGCTCCGCTGCCTTATGAGGTGCTACGGACGATCTCGAGCCGGATTGTGAGCGAGGTGCGGGGGATCAATCGCGTGGTTTATGACATTACGAGTAAGCCGCCGGGGACGATTGAGTGGGAGTAG
- the leuS gene encoding leucine--tRNA ligase, with protein sequence MKQSESEPQQRYSPAEIEPKWQAKWDANATLYSAEGHDSGKPKYYVLEMLPYPSGALHMGHVRNYAIGDALARFMWMRGYNVLHPMGWDAFGLPAENAALKNNTPPREWTLNNISAMRKQMQRMGLSYDWSTEVTTCLPDYYRWNQWIFLKMYEAGLAYRKKSKVNWCPQCATVLANEQVINGKCWRHEDQTVELRDLTQWFLRITKYADELLEGLDTLDGWPEKVRTMQRNWIGRSEGTLVDFAVDCSADTKITVFTTRVDTIFGATSVQVAPEHAVAKAFLADDAVLAEQIDEMIEQQKKARESGDLGAIEKHGVPTGRFAVNPFNGELVPIWVANYILADYGTGAIMSVPAHDERDFEFATKYGLPVKRVIAPNVDTADLALPYTAEDDAVLIDSGDWTGESCLEAQGKMAAFAKANGFGTATVTYRLKDWGVSRQRYWGTPIPMVYCTNGHDGVEAGGLVALRESDLPVILPPQIEITQQGGSPLGRVPEFVNTTCPVCGGPATRETDTMDTFVDSSWYFYRYTDAKNSTAPFASEKANYWFPIDQYIGGVEHAILHLIYSRFWTKVMRDIGLIVNDEPAARLFTQGMVVKDGAKMSKSKGNVVSPDLMIERYGADATRMYALFAAPPDRDLEWQEDGVAGISRFLAKVYRLSMKYKDVAPRGDGELTEADKTLLRKLHQTIAKVTQDFDGRWHFNTSISSIMILVNEISANEAAMDAGEISTSAIAAVFRALTQMLAPFAPFLAAELWEEMGQAPPIFRQSWPLVDEGLARESEIEVPLQINGKLLCILKLSAGIKEEAMKETALRAARNLGRLEGKTVAKIIVVPGKLVNLVVK encoded by the coding sequence ATGAAGCAGAGCGAGAGTGAGCCGCAGCAGCGATATTCGCCGGCGGAGATAGAGCCCAAGTGGCAGGCGAAGTGGGACGCGAACGCGACGTTGTATTCGGCTGAGGGGCATGACTCCGGCAAGCCGAAGTATTACGTGCTGGAGATGTTGCCGTATCCGAGCGGCGCGCTGCACATGGGGCATGTGCGGAACTACGCGATCGGCGATGCGCTGGCGCGGTTCATGTGGATGCGCGGCTATAACGTGCTTCATCCCATGGGTTGGGACGCGTTCGGTCTCCCGGCGGAGAATGCGGCGCTGAAGAACAACACGCCTCCGCGCGAGTGGACGCTGAATAATATCTCCGCGATGCGCAAGCAGATGCAGCGTATGGGGCTGAGCTACGACTGGTCGACCGAAGTCACGACTTGTCTGCCGGACTACTACCGGTGGAACCAGTGGATCTTCCTGAAGATGTACGAGGCGGGACTCGCATACCGGAAGAAGAGCAAGGTGAACTGGTGTCCGCAGTGCGCGACGGTGCTGGCGAATGAGCAGGTGATCAACGGCAAGTGCTGGCGGCATGAAGACCAGACCGTGGAGTTGCGCGATCTGACGCAGTGGTTTTTGCGCATTACGAAGTATGCCGATGAGCTGCTCGAGGGGTTGGACACGCTGGATGGATGGCCGGAGAAGGTCAGGACGATGCAGCGGAACTGGATCGGGCGCAGCGAAGGAACGCTTGTCGACTTCGCGGTGGACTGCAGTGCTGATACGAAGATCACCGTGTTTACAACGCGTGTGGATACGATCTTCGGTGCTACATCGGTGCAGGTTGCTCCGGAGCATGCTGTTGCGAAGGCTTTCTTGGCGGATGATGCCGTGCTTGCAGAGCAGATCGACGAGATGATCGAGCAGCAGAAGAAGGCTCGCGAGTCTGGCGATCTGGGCGCGATTGAAAAGCATGGCGTGCCGACGGGGCGGTTTGCGGTGAATCCGTTCAACGGCGAACTTGTGCCGATCTGGGTTGCAAATTACATACTGGCTGACTACGGTACCGGTGCGATCATGAGCGTTCCCGCGCATGATGAGCGGGACTTCGAGTTCGCGACGAAGTATGGTTTGCCGGTGAAGCGCGTGATCGCGCCGAACGTGGATACGGCAGATCTTGCGCTGCCCTATACGGCTGAAGACGATGCGGTGCTGATCGACTCCGGTGATTGGACAGGCGAGAGCTGCCTCGAAGCGCAGGGAAAGATGGCGGCTTTTGCAAAGGCGAATGGATTTGGAACCGCCACGGTTACATATCGGTTGAAGGACTGGGGCGTTAGCCGGCAGCGGTATTGGGGTACGCCTATTCCGATGGTGTATTGCACGAACGGTCACGATGGCGTTGAGGCTGGCGGGCTGGTGGCGTTGCGCGAGAGCGACTTGCCGGTGATTCTGCCGCCGCAGATTGAGATCACGCAGCAGGGCGGGTCGCCGCTGGGACGTGTGCCGGAGTTCGTGAATACGACGTGCCCGGTGTGCGGCGGCCCGGCGACGCGCGAGACCGACACGATGGACACATTCGTCGATTCGAGCTGGTACTTCTACCGGTATACGGATGCGAAGAACTCGACCGCGCCGTTTGCGAGCGAGAAGGCGAACTACTGGTTTCCGATCGATCAGTACATCGGCGGAGTGGAGCACGCGATTCTGCATCTGATCTATTCGCGCTTCTGGACCAAGGTGATGCGGGACATCGGGCTGATTGTGAACGATGAGCCGGCTGCGCGTTTGTTCACGCAGGGCATGGTGGTGAAGGACGGCGCGAAGATGTCGAAGTCCAAGGGCAACGTGGTCTCGCCGGACTTGATGATCGAGCGCTATGGTGCGGATGCCACGAGGATGTACGCGCTGTTTGCGGCTCCGCCGGATCGTGACCTGGAGTGGCAGGAGGATGGAGTTGCGGGGATCAGCCGGTTCCTTGCAAAGGTCTATCGGCTGTCGATGAAGTACAAGGATGTTGCACCGCGTGGCGATGGCGAGTTGACGGAGGCGGATAAGACGTTGCTGCGTAAGCTGCATCAGACGATTGCGAAGGTCACGCAGGACTTCGATGGACGCTGGCACTTCAATACGAGCATCTCATCGATCATGATTCTGGTGAATGAGATCTCGGCCAATGAAGCTGCGATGGATGCGGGCGAGATCTCTACGTCGGCGATTGCGGCGGTGTTCCGTGCGCTTACCCAGATGCTTGCGCCATTCGCGCCATTTCTCGCTGCGGAGCTTTGGGAGGAGATGGGACAGGCTCCTCCGATCTTCCGTCAGAGCTGGCCATTGGTCGATGAGGGGCTGGCACGGGAGAGCGAGATTGAGGTGCCTTTGCAGATCAACGGAAAGCTCCTCTGCATCTTGAAATTATCCGCCGGGATTAAAGAAGAAGCTATGAAGGAGACTGCTCTTCGGGCAGCACGTAATCTGGGTCGCCTCGAAGGCAAGACCGTGGCGAAGATCATCGTGGTGCCGGGCAAGCTCGTCAACCTCGTGGTTAAGTAA
- a CDS encoding reverse transcriptase family protein: MAKPNPQVVKALARFVLSGECSADVIAQRLTEALGKRRRWIAPFAARYVTVFGGKTRPRSREVVEFFLADRRFCRAYDRDPVGMAAVSGFTPKAEMQPVEAAKSWEIPTIRDVGGLAEWLGVSVGDLEWFADLGQFEIGRGEALKLQHYDYQFRLKASGSYRLIEAPKPRLKELQRQVLARLLDRVPAHPAAHGFVRGRSIRSFAEPHIGQQIVLRIDLKEFFPSIRAARVQALFRTMGYPEPVADLLGGICTASVPRYALREMRLALPAAEFQDLKTTYRRRHLPQGAPTSPSLANLCAYRMDCRLAGLAEAAEAKYTRYADDLAFSGGGEFARGAERFALRMAAIALEEGFAVNHHKTRIMRQGVRQHLAGLVVNEKVNVDRRHVDELKAILHNCVRFGPESQARDVRGSFREHLLGRIGFVEMVRPERGAQLRRIFDEIRWP; encoded by the coding sequence ATGGCGAAGCCCAATCCGCAGGTCGTCAAGGCGCTGGCTCGGTTTGTGCTTTCAGGCGAGTGCAGCGCTGACGTGATCGCTCAACGGTTGACGGAGGCGCTGGGTAAGCGCCGGAGGTGGATAGCTCCGTTCGCTGCGCGATATGTGACGGTGTTCGGGGGGAAGACGCGGCCTCGAAGCAGGGAAGTGGTCGAGTTCTTTTTGGCTGACCGAAGATTTTGCCGGGCGTATGATCGCGATCCTGTCGGGATGGCGGCGGTAAGCGGCTTTACTCCGAAAGCCGAGATGCAGCCGGTCGAGGCGGCGAAGAGCTGGGAGATTCCGACGATCCGCGATGTGGGTGGACTCGCTGAATGGCTCGGTGTCAGCGTAGGGGATCTGGAATGGTTTGCTGATCTCGGGCAGTTTGAGATTGGGCGGGGCGAAGCCTTGAAGTTGCAGCACTATGACTACCAGTTTCGGCTCAAGGCATCCGGTTCTTACCGGCTGATCGAGGCTCCGAAGCCGCGATTGAAGGAGCTTCAACGGCAGGTGCTGGCTCGGCTGCTGGATCGCGTTCCGGCGCATCCGGCGGCGCATGGGTTTGTGCGCGGAAGGTCGATCCGGAGCTTTGCAGAGCCGCATATCGGACAGCAGATCGTGCTGCGGATCGACCTGAAGGAGTTCTTTCCGTCCATTCGCGCCGCGAGGGTGCAAGCGCTGTTTCGGACGATGGGATATCCGGAGCCGGTTGCGGATCTGCTGGGAGGCATCTGCACGGCCAGTGTTCCGCGCTATGCGTTGCGCGAGATGCGGCTTGCTCTTCCTGCTGCGGAGTTTCAGGACTTGAAAACGACCTACCGGCGGAGACATCTGCCGCAGGGAGCACCCACTTCGCCGTCGCTGGCGAATCTTTGCGCCTACCGCATGGACTGCCGTCTGGCTGGTTTGGCGGAGGCTGCGGAAGCAAAATACACGCGGTACGCAGATGATCTCGCGTTCTCCGGCGGAGGTGAGTTCGCTAGGGGCGCCGAGCGATTCGCGCTGCGTATGGCGGCGATCGCGCTGGAGGAGGGATTCGCAGTCAACCATCACAAGACCCGAATTATGCGGCAGGGTGTGCGTCAGCATCTTGCTGGGTTGGTGGTCAACGAGAAGGTCAATGTGGATCGGCGGCATGTCGACGAGTTGAAGGCGATTCTGCATAACTGCGTCCGGTTTGGGCCGGAGAGTCAGGCGCGAGATGTTCGCGGATCGTTCCGGGAGCATCTGCTGGGTAGGATCGGCTTTGTGGAGATGGTTCGCCCTGAGAGGGGCGCTCAACTAAGGCGGATCTTCGATGAGATTCGGTGGCCGTAG
- a CDS encoding rhodanese-like domain-containing protein produces MAIALAASAILVLAIAVFFYLKRKRANEETARFSISADQLRSLLAAPEPVFLLDVRHPLDLLADPHIIPGSVRIPPKEVLANPALVPFDRDVVFYCTCPSDETARETLHKARATNHQRVKFLRGGLAAWKANGCPVETYETAFHLDTL; encoded by the coding sequence ATGGCAATTGCTCTCGCAGCATCCGCAATCCTTGTCCTCGCAATCGCTGTCTTCTTCTACCTCAAACGCAAGCGCGCCAACGAGGAGACCGCCCGTTTCAGCATTTCAGCAGATCAACTCCGATCTCTGCTCGCAGCCCCGGAGCCGGTCTTCCTGCTGGACGTCCGCCACCCGCTCGACCTGCTCGCCGACCCGCACATCATCCCCGGCAGCGTCCGGATCCCTCCGAAGGAAGTCCTCGCTAACCCGGCTCTCGTCCCCTTCGATCGTGACGTGGTCTTTTACTGCACCTGCCCCAGCGACGAGACCGCCCGCGAGACCCTCCACAAAGCCCGAGCCACGAATCACCAGCGCGTCAAGTTCCTTCGCGGTGGCCTCGCCGCGTGGAAGGCCAACGGCTGCCCCGTCGAAACCTACGAGACCGCTTTCCACCTCGATACCCTGTGA